AACCTGCAATGATTGCGATGGATGCACGCACAGGTGAACCGGCGGCATTTGGTGAAGAGGCTTATCAGATGATCGGCCGCGCTCCGGAGAATATCGAGATGATCCGGCCGATGCGGCACGGAAACATTGCAGATTTCGGAAAGGCCCAAATGCTGCTCAGTCACTTTCTCCAGCAGGCGCTCGGCAAATTAGCGAGACCGCGTGTAACAGTTTGCTGTAAGGCGGATACGACGCGTGTCGAGCAGAGTGTCATCCGGCAAGTGCTGACACAGGCGGGCGTCAGGCAAGTGATCATTGAAAATGAATCAAAAGTGTCGGCGCTTGGTGCAGGCATCGATATCTCAAAGCCGGCCGGAAACATGATCGTCGATTTGGGGGCAGGCACAACAGATGCTTCCGTCCTGTCGATGGGTGATATCGTATCTTTTGAGACGACGGACATCGGCGGCCTTCATTTCGATCAATGCATCATCCTGCATATACGGAAAAAACATAATGTCTATATAGGCGAACGAACGGCAGAACAAGTGAAAAAAGAAATCGGCCTCGTGCAGATGAACGGAGAAAAGCCCAGTGCGATGAACGTGCACGGCAGCGATTTGGCTACCGGCCTTCCTAAAACGATCGAAGTGACTGCGGAAGAAATTCACCGGGCGCTTCGCGTGCCAATCAGCAAAATCGTGGAAACTGCAAAAGACGCACTTGAACAAATTCCGCCTGAACTGGCTGCCGATATTACGCAGCGGGGGATTATCCTGACGGGCGGCGGTGCGCTGCTGCCGGGGATGGACAATCTGCTGTCCGAACATCTCAACGTGCCCGTCTTCATAGCCGAAAATCCGCTCACTTGCATTGCAGAAGGCACAGGCCTGCTGCTGCTGGACACGATGGGCAAAACTATGTCCCGCATAAATTGACCTGCCATGCAATCGGCAAGTAGTGTATACTAAAAAGAATGATTTATCTGAAACGATGATGCAAAGGAGTGAAATGAAATGTTTCGTGGATTTTATACAGTAGGATCAGGAATGATCGCACAGCAGCGCCGTACAGAAATGCTGTCAAATAACATCGCCAACGCCAACACGCCGGGCTATAAGGCCGAGCAGTCAAGCATCCGCGCGTTCCCTGAGATGTTCATGTCCCGTTTGGATTCGATGAGGGTGCCGACGGAAAAAGGCTTGAATTTCAGAGGGCTATCTAATGTAGGCGGATTGTCGACGGGTGTCTATATGCAGGAGACGCTGCCTTTATTTGCCCAGGGACAGTTGCGCGAAACTGAGCAGACGACAGACATTGCATTGATTGACGGACCGATGGAAATCAATGAAGAAACAGGCGTTGCAGGCACCGTCTTTTTCACGCTTGAAGGCGAAAACGGCGGCCGATACTACACACGAAACGGGAATTTCGCTGTCAATGCAGAAGGATACTTGACGAATCCGTCGGGGCTGTATGTCCTGGACGACGCGGGGAACCGGATTGAACTGGCAAGTGACGATATACGCGTGACGGAAACAGGGATTATCTATGCAGGGGAGACGGAAGTGGCAACGCTCGGCATCGCCTACGCTGACGAACCGGACACTTTGTCGAAGCGGGACAACGGTGTGTTCACAACAGCAGACGGACTTCCTTTGCCGGCTGGCGGCACGTATTCCATGCAGCAGGGTTATCTTGAAGATTCCAACGTCGATGCTGCGCGCTCCATGACGGATATGCTGACAGCTTACCGTGCATTTGAAGCGAACCAGAAAGTTCTGCAGGCATACGACCGCAGCATGGAAAAAGCGGTCAATGAAGTAGGACGGGTTAATTAATGACTACATACAGAAGTTTGCGAAAAGGAAGTGACCGCATATGATTCGCACCATGACTGCAGCCACCAATACGATGAATCAGCTGCAGCAGCGTCTAGATTTGATCGGCAACAACTTATCCAATGTGGGCACACATGGCTATAAATCCGCCGACGCCACATTTCAGGAACTGCTGTATCAGCAAATGACGAACGATAAAGCGGATCGGGCAGACCGGCGCTCGGACCTCGGAATCCGCATGGGCAGCGGCTCGCATTTGGGCAGCCTGCAGATGAACTGGAAAGTGGGCTCCGTTCAAGTGACAGGCCGGCAGCTGGACTTTGCTCTGACCGAACCAAAGCAGCATTTTAATTTGATTCAGCAGACGGACGGCGGCGAAGAAATCATTTACTCGCGTAAAGGGAATTTCTATCTGTCACCTGCAGCTAACGGCAATAATATGCTGGTCAATGAAGAAGGACTGGCAGTGGCGGACAGCGCAGGACGTCCGATTGTCTTTTCGGGACAGGCCACGGACTATCAGGTGAAGCCGAACGGAATGCTGCTCGTTACAACACCGCAGGGCAGCGAAACGTTTGACCTTGGCATCACCGTTCTTGAAAAGCCGGATTCGATGGTTCAGCTGTCCGCAACAAACTTCGGTCTGCCGGAAGATCTGGCGGCACTCGGCGTCACGGCAAATGATTTATTGACAGAAATGACCGGAGCCGGCAGAGAGCAGATCGGCTTGCAAAACCAGGCACTCGAAACATCCAACGTCCAGTTTGAAAAAGAAATGGCGGACTTGATTTCGACGCAGCGTGCCTATCAATTTAATGCGCGTTCTGTAACGATGGCGGATCAAATGATGGGCTTGATTAACAGCATTCGCTAACGCGTGCAATAGGAGCACTGACTATGACAGATAAACATACAAATGAAAATGAAATAAAAGAACCATTACACACCGAAGAGCCTGTGGAATCGTTGGAACCGCTCGACCCGGCGGCACTGTCCGAACAAGATGCAGCGCCTGAAGAAATCGCACCCCGAGAATCGTCTGTGGCGGGTGAAGACGGCCCGATGGACATTGAAACACCGATTGAACCGGAAGCGCAGGAAACAGCGCCAGAAGAGCTGGGAGTGCCGGCCGGACAGGATGCAGCTTCTGAAGAAATCGTATCACCAGAATCGTCTGTAGCAAGTGAAGACGGCCCGACGGACATTGAAACGCCGATTGAACTGGAAGAGCCAAAAACAGCTCCTGACGAGCCAGGAGAGCCAATCGAAGCCGGTGCAGTGTCTGAATCCGATATGACAAACATGGAAACAAACGAACAGGAAGAGCCGGCAGAAGAACCTCTTCCGGCCGAAAAACAGCCCGCCGAAAAACTTCCTGAACCGGAAGAAACAGACGCAACATTCTGGGCTCGCATCAAAAATAAATGGCCGCGCAGAGAACGCGCTGAAAAGCCTGTAAAACCGGTCAGTGAATTGCGCTGGGTACAAGTCCGCCTCATTCCCATCTGGCTGCGGGTAGTGATTTTACTCGTGCTGATGCTCCTCGCCGCAATGGCTGGCGCAATGATCGGATTCAGTGTCATCGGCGACGGTTCAGCAGGCGATGTCTTTAAAAAAGAGACATGGCAGCATATTTTTGATATTATGAATGGCAAATAAACACAGAAACATCTGAAACTATCAGATCCTCTGGAATAAAGGAGACTCATTTCATGCTGAACGCGCAACAAATCCAAGAAATCATCCCGCACCGCTATCCGTTCCTGCTCGTCGACCGCATCGAAGAATTGGAAGAAGGCAAGCGTGCAGTCGGACTGAAAAACGTAACGATCAATGAAGAATTTTTTAACGGCCATTTCCCTGGCTATCCTGTAATGCCGGGCGTTCTCATCGTCGAAGCACTGGCGCAGGTGGGCGCAGTCGCTTTACTCAAGCTGGACTCAAACAAAGGACGCCTGGCATTTTTTGCAGGCATCGATAATTGCCGCTTCAAACGTCAGGTCACACCGGGAGACACGCTCCGCCTGGAAGTTGAAATCGTCCGTTTACGCGGTTCGATCGGTAAAGGGAAAGCAATCGCAACAGTTGACGGGGAAGTCGCATGTGAAACAGAAATCACATTCGCGCTGGGACCGGTCCAGGAACAGTAACTGCATTTTGCATAATCGGAATCAATTGATATAATAAGCATTGGAATGCCCATTGCGGCATTGACAGTGGGAGGTTACATTAGAGCATGTTAAAAAAGCTTTCTCCAAATATAAAGAGCAGCATCACCCGCTCCATTTCGCAATCGTTTGAACAATATATGGGTGAAATCGGCTGGTCAGCAGACAAATATAATATTGAACAATTTTATGCAAACTGGCGGGAATACATAACGACCAAAGCACTTTGGTACGACAAAATTCCTGATGCGATCAAAGCAGATCCGGAATTCCATAAAGAATTGGCAGAGCGTGTAGAAGAAGTTCTGATCCGCATCTTAAATGATCCGCCGACTGAAGAGCAGATCGCACAAATTGAAATTCTTCAAGAAAAACTTAACACTCATTATGATTATGGCTGCAAAGCGGAAGCTGTATACGTTCAAAACGTGTTGGAAGCAACTGCGGAGCACATGAATAACTAATGCGAATAGTTCTCTCCTTTTGACACAAGCTAACTAAGATCATACCGATACGTATGGTTGACAGCTTGTAAAAAGAGGAGGGAATTTTTTTATGATCAGAAAAGCACTGCCTGTAGTCTTTGCTTCCGCACTCGTCCTGACCGCTTGTAATACGAACAACGGCGCGCTTCCAGACAACAATGAAACGCCAATGCAAGATATGGAACGCGACAACACGCCAAACGGCAACAAGCGCCTTGGACCCAATCTGGACGGTCTCGAGGATGACAACCGCGGCGGCATCATGAACGATCTCGACGATAACAACGACAACGGGATCATGAACCGCGACCGCGACAGGGTCTTGGAGGAAAACGATCGCGAAGGCATCAACAAACAACGCGACGGTCTCCTCGATGACAACAACGAAAACCGCGGCGCACGCGATGATAACACCATCGAAGGCGGGATGAACGGCAACGACGCCGCTCCTGACGGCGTCATCCGCGGCGAAGATCGTAAAGTTCGATGATTCCCGCAACTGTCAAAACGGCCCATGCATAGTGAATGCATGGGCTGTTTTTTTGTGTGTTGGCTGAATTAATGAATGGCCTGGCGAGTCTGCCGCTTAATGCGGGGGCGTGAGCGCTCATAGTGCCTTGCCAAGCGCTCTATGTTCCGTGTTCAGCGCTCATAGTGCCGTGCCGAGCGCTCTATGTTCTGTGTTCAGCGCTCATAGTGCCAGTCCAAGCGCTCAATGCCCCATGCTCGCTGCTAGTGCCATGCTCTCCGCTCATAGCGCCTTGCCAAGCGCTCTATGTGCCATGCTCACCGCTCATAGTGCCTTGCCAAGCGCTCTATGTTCCGTGTTCACCGCTCATAGTGCCTGGCCAAGCGCTCAATGTCCCACGCCAAGCGCTCAATGCCCCCCGCCAACCGCTCATAGTGCCTTGCAAACCGCTCAATGTGCCACGCTCGCCGCTCGTAGTGTCTTGCAAACCGCTCAATGCCCCACGCTCACCGCTCATACCCCCACGCTCACCGCTCATAACCCCCACACCAAACGCCCTCAAAACCCCTCCACCCCCAACAAAAAAAGCCACCCAACAGGGCAGCTCACAACTTCGTCTTATCATCCGAAATCTCATCGCGCTTCAGCTTCGGCCGATCCCACATTCCGGTCTCAAACCGCTCCAGCAGCGCATCGCCTTCTAAGCCTTCATCCAGCAGCTCCTCCAGCAAATGCTCGGCATACTTTGAACGCGCGCGCTTCAAACGGCCCTTCATCAGCACTGAAATACGCTCACCGATCTCGCGCCAGTCCTCTACAGCGACAATGAAAGAAGCCGGCTCATTGCCCGGGTACGAAATGACGACGCGCACCTCCAGCAAGGCTTCCTCGACTTTCCACTTCTCCATAATTTCCTTATATCTTGCGTCGATGAACAGCTCGAGCACCCATAAACGGTGGCTGTTCTCCTGATTGATAATAATGCCGTCATACAATGGAAAAGCGAGCACTCCATCGTCCTGCAGCACTTCCACCGAAAGCATTTTAAACGTCTTCAATCCCATCACCTCGGTACAATTTTCCTCAGTATAGCATAAAAAACCCACAATACCCGAAAATTCAAAAACACCGGATCACGCAGCACCGCCAAAACGCATCGCACCGCGAAATCCCAAAAACCCTGTCGAATGAAAAATGAAAAACCCTGCCGAAAACCGCATCAAAATTCAATTTTGCCGTTTTGCCAGAATGACCGCGCATGAATTATTATAAAGTCAGCACAAAGAAGGGAGGGACAAACACCGTGAATCAAGTGGCTCTAGTAGGACGCATCACCAAAGACCTCGCACTTAAAGAACATTCATCAGGACGTGTCAACGCCTCATTCGTCCTCGCAGTTAACCGCAGCTTCAAGAACGCCAACGGAGAACTCGCAACCGATTTCGTACTGTGCTCCGTCTGGGGAAGATCGGCCGAAAACCTGGTCCGCCACTGCGGCAAAGGATCACTCGTAGGTGTCAGCGGCAGCATTCAGACACGGAACTACGAGCGGGAAGACCGGACAAAAGTGTACATTACAGAAGTCATGTGCAGCGACATCCGTTTTCTGTCCAAATCATCCAAATACCAGGACACAGAAATGAAAACGCATACACCTGCTGAGCCCGCGCGTTTTGAAGAAGCGAAAACAGCGGCAGACGCACTGCCCATTTTCTGACTGAAACAATTCAAATGAAAGGAGAGGGGAGAGCGGGCACATACGCCGTCACACATCCGCTGCTGATCAATTCCTGAAGGGCCGTTGGATGCACACAATTGAAGAGAAATGAAAAAAGAGAATACTATATGACACTACAAGCATATTCGCCAACTGTTAGACCATACCAGCAGATGCATGAACGGGTGGGGACCCGATCCGCTGCGCTGCCGGGAGTACATTCAGCATAGGAACTGAATCAATTTACGCCAATTCATCCGCCGCCCGCATGCGGAGACCACTTCCCATTACGGGCTGGCGGAATACATACCCGCTCACAGAAAGGAAGACGCCGAATGATCCATCAGAAAACCGCAGGGCCCCATCAGCAAGACATCCAGCGCCTCGAAAACCAAGTCGGCCAGCTTACCCGCATCATCGCCAACCTGAACGAGCGCCTGAATTACCTGGAAACAATCAAAACGAACCCTTTTCTTCTGCCAAGCGACAGAAAGTGAACGCAAAAAAGACCTGCATCAGCGTTCGATACAGGTCCTTGCGACAGGATTGCGCACAGCTGCCCTATCCGTCAATTAAATGTCAGCAACTCCTCGAGCTCTCGATCATTGAGCTCTGTCAACCACTGACTCGAATGAATCAAATCAGCTGACAATGCAGCCTTTTCGACAAGCATCTCGTCAATCTTCTCCTCGATCGTCCCGACAGTCACAAATTTATGCACATGCACAAATTTGGTCTGCCCGATACGGTACGCACGGTCGGTCGCCTGGTTCTCTACAGCCGGATTCCACCAGCGGTCCGCGTGCAGCACGTGATTCGCCTGCGTCAAATTCAAGCCGGTTCCCCCAGCTTTCAGCGACAGGATGAATATCGGGAATTCCCCGTTTTGGAACGCCTCGACCAATGCGTCACGCTGCCCCTTCGGCATACTGCCCGTCAGGAATGGCACGTCGATTCCGTGCAATTCCGATAAACACTGGCGAAGCATCTGCCCCATGCCGATATACTGCGTGAAGATCAGACATTGTTCACCGTTCGCCGCAATCTCCGCCGCCATCGAAACGATCCGTGCCATTTTATTGGAACGCTTCGTCAGCTCGGCAGCAGGAGCGGGCGGTTCTTTCAGGAATAATGCCGGATGATTGCACAGCTGCTTCAGCCGGCTCAGCATTTTCAAAATCAAGCCTTTGCGCTCAAATCCTGTGAGCGTCTCGAGCTTAAACTTCGTCTCCGCGACAAAACTTTCGTACAATGCCGCCTGCTCCGTAGTAAGCGGCACATATTCATTTTGCTCCAGCTTCTCCGGCAAGTTCAGGCGCAGTTCCGGATCATTCTTCGTCCGGCGCATCATGAACGGCTGGATCCGAGCCCGCAGTTTCTTCTTCTCGCTCTCCAGATCATCGCGCTCAATCGGCACGATGAACTCTTCGTTGAACTTGCGGAAACTGCCGAGATATCCTTTATGAATGAAATCAAAAATTGCCCACAGCTCCGACAGACGGTTCTCGATCG
The Sporosarcina sp. P33 genome window above contains:
- a CDS encoding rod shape-determining protein; this encodes MFSKEIGIDLGTANVLIYMKDKGLVINEPAMIAMDARTGEPAAFGEEAYQMIGRAPENIEMIRPMRHGNIADFGKAQMLLSHFLQQALGKLARPRVTVCCKADTTRVEQSVIRQVLTQAGVRQVIIENESKVSALGAGIDISKPAGNMIVDLGAGTTDASVLSMGDIVSFETTDIGGLHFDQCIILHIRKKHNVYIGERTAEQVKKEIGLVQMNGEKPSAMNVHGSDLATGLPKTIEVTAEEIHRALRVPISKIVETAKDALEQIPPELAADITQRGIILTGGGALLPGMDNLLSEHLNVPVFIAENPLTCIAEGTGLLLLDTMGKTMSRIN
- a CDS encoding flagellar hook-basal body protein, which translates into the protein MFRGFYTVGSGMIAQQRRTEMLSNNIANANTPGYKAEQSSIRAFPEMFMSRLDSMRVPTEKGLNFRGLSNVGGLSTGVYMQETLPLFAQGQLRETEQTTDIALIDGPMEINEETGVAGTVFFTLEGENGGRYYTRNGNFAVNAEGYLTNPSGLYVLDDAGNRIELASDDIRVTETGIIYAGETEVATLGIAYADEPDTLSKRDNGVFTTADGLPLPAGGTYSMQQGYLEDSNVDAARSMTDMLTAYRAFEANQKVLQAYDRSMEKAVNEVGRVN
- a CDS encoding flagellar hook-basal body protein, with the protein product MIRTMTAATNTMNQLQQRLDLIGNNLSNVGTHGYKSADATFQELLYQQMTNDKADRADRRSDLGIRMGSGSHLGSLQMNWKVGSVQVTGRQLDFALTEPKQHFNLIQQTDGGEEIIYSRKGNFYLSPAANGNNMLVNEEGLAVADSAGRPIVFSGQATDYQVKPNGMLLVTTPQGSETFDLGITVLEKPDSMVQLSATNFGLPEDLAALGVTANDLLTEMTGAGREQIGLQNQALETSNVQFEKEMADLISTQRAYQFNARSVTMADQMMGLINSIR
- a CDS encoding DNA-directed RNA polymerase subunit beta, which codes for MTDKHTNENEIKEPLHTEEPVESLEPLDPAALSEQDAAPEEIAPRESSVAGEDGPMDIETPIEPEAQETAPEELGVPAGQDAASEEIVSPESSVASEDGPTDIETPIELEEPKTAPDEPGEPIEAGAVSESDMTNMETNEQEEPAEEPLPAEKQPAEKLPEPEETDATFWARIKNKWPRRERAEKPVKPVSELRWVQVRLIPIWLRVVILLVLMLLAAMAGAMIGFSVIGDGSAGDVFKKETWQHIFDIMNGK
- the fabZ gene encoding 3-hydroxyacyl-ACP dehydratase FabZ, coding for MLNAQQIQEIIPHRYPFLLVDRIEELEEGKRAVGLKNVTINEEFFNGHFPGYPVMPGVLIVEALAQVGAVALLKLDSNKGRLAFFAGIDNCRFKRQVTPGDTLRLEVEIVRLRGSIGKGKAIATVDGEVACETEITFALGPVQEQ
- a CDS encoding YwpF family protein, whose product is MKTFKMLSVEVLQDDGVLAFPLYDGIIINQENSHRLWVLELFIDARYKEIMEKWKVEEALLEVRVVISYPGNEPASFIVAVEDWREIGERISVLMKGRLKRARSKYAEHLLEELLDEGLEGDALLERFETGMWDRPKLKRDEISDDKTKL
- a CDS encoding single-stranded DNA-binding protein — translated: MNQVALVGRITKDLALKEHSSGRVNASFVLAVNRSFKNANGELATDFVLCSVWGRSAENLVRHCGKGSLVGVSGSIQTRNYEREDRTKVYITEVMCSDIRFLSKSSKYQDTEMKTHTPAEPARFEEAKTAADALPIF